CTGGCCACACCTTTGTGTGGCGTCTCGATATATTCCCCGCCCTAGCCGTGGCCGGGGCAGCTGCCCTTCTAGCTACCCGCCCGCTCATCGCCTCGGCGGTACTGGGTTTTGCCACCACAATGAAGCTATGGCCAGGAGTCCTCGCTGCCGGCTTGGTGGGCCGCTTCAACAGATCCGCAACCTGGCAGCGCCTACTCGCGTTTTTCTGCACTATCGTCGCAGTCTGCACCGTCACGATTGCTGCCTCTGGCACCGAGCGCCTGCTTTCACCGCTGAACTATCAAGGCGTGCGCGGTCTCCAGTTGGAGTCCATCCCGGCGACGTTCCTGCTGCTGCAGGCACATCGCACTCCAGGGCGCTGGCACCTGGGCTACGCCCCGTCCAAGAGCTTTGAGATTTCCGGACCCGGCGTAGATACCGCAATGATGTGGAGCACTATTGCCACCATTGCCATGCTCGTCTTCGCAGTGAGCTGGGCGCTGTACCGGCTGTGCGCCGGCGGATGGACCACCCGCACAACCATGGCGTTTTTTACCGTTATGGTCCTGCTTCTTATCGCGACGAATAAGGTTTTCTCCCCGCAATACATCGTCTGGCTTGGCCCCCTGCTTGCCGTGGTGATCCGCCAGCGCCTGCCGCAAGGATTCGCTCCCTTGCGGATATTCCAAGCCGTGTTAGCGTCCTGCACCATTATCGCCGCCGTGCTGGGCACCTTGGTCTACCCATTCAACTATGACTACATCTGGAACCACGTGGGCGAGAACATGTTCGCCGTCTACCTATTGGTAGCCCGCAATATCCTCATCGTTGTCATGGCCATCATCGGACTTGTCTGGTTTGCAGTCGAGGTGGCTCTGGCTTCGAAGATCGAGCGGGCGCAGATGCAGCAGCAAGCGCCTAACGGCCCGGAGGAAGACCCCGCCGCTAGCACCGAGGCGAAGCCGGTATTCCGCCGCCGACGCGGCCGGCACGCACTTGCGTCCTAAATCTTGAGGTAGAACTGCTGGCTACTCTGCCAGCATATAATCAAAATATTCCGGCAGTTTTGCGGTGCCGCCCAGATGAAAGAGGCGTACCGCAGGTCGCAGGCGCAGCGCGCGAGTGTCGCTGACCGCCTCGTTGTAGAAGCGGTGGGCAAGTTGGATGCGGCCCTCGGCGTCGGCAAGCGCGGCCGGGCGACGGTCCGCGGGAAACTCCCTCACTATGGCGGCAGATAGTTCCCGCTCGGCCATCGTGCGCGGTTCGAAGTGTCCTTGATAGAGCTCGGTAGATTCCGCCCGCTGAGCTAGCGCCGCGAGCTCTGGTGCAACGGCCGCTGTCACCGCTGCCCTGCGGTCGAGTGCCGCCTGTAGCTGGGCCAGCGAGGCATCAGTGCGGATGTGCAGCGAGTTAAGCCGCTGGGCGGTAAAAAGCGCCCACAACCCTACGATGATAAGTAGGAAGAGGACTAGGGCAATTTCAATGGCCATCAACGCTTTACCCTCACCTTGGTACCGTCTTGGACAGTCTCGTAGACCTGCATCACGGCCGCCGCTACATGGTCCCAATCATAGGTGCTGGCGCGTTGGACGCCATTGCGCACCAACTGGGCCCGATACTCGGCGTCATCAAGCACCTCGTTGAGGACGCGGGCCAGATCCTCGCTATCTTCATTGCGGAACAGCGCGCCGGCAACCTCGTCGGAATCGGCATTGCACACCGCACGGAAAGCCTCGAGGTCAGAAGCAACAACAGCCGCGCCGGCCGCCATAGCCTCCACCAGCACGATGCCGAAGCTTTCGCCACCGGTATTTGGGGCCACGTAGACATCGGCACGGCCCAGGATTTCTGCCTTTTCGGCGTCGCTGACCCGGCCGACAAAATCCACGCCCTCGACCTCGCGGGCGCGACCACCGCCCATGATGGTCACGCGGATATCGTGGTGTACTTGGCGCAGCGCGCTCAGCAGGATATCGAGGCCCTTGCGCGGTTCATCCAACCGTCCCAAGAAGACAACTTCCAAGGGATCGCCGGGGGCTTTGGCCGGGCTGCGGCGCCGAGCCTGCGCGTAGACCGATGTATCCACGCCGTTGGGAA
This genomic stretch from Corynebacterium tuberculostearicum harbors:
- a CDS encoding glycosyltransferase family 4 protein, yielding MRIGIVCPYSFDEPGGVQAHILDLATVFIEQGHHVQVIGPAAESTQLPDFVVKGGPAFPIAYNGSVARLSVGPHVTRKVKQFIKEGDFDVLHIHEPNSPSFSMTALAVAQGPLVATYHASASSSLVLTLAKPFLVPFLEKIRGGIAVSDMARRWQVEQLGGDPVLIPNGVDTSVYAQARRRSPAKAPGDPLEVVFLGRLDEPRKGLDILLSALRQVHHDIRVTIMGGGRAREVEGVDFVGRVSDAEKAEILGRADVYVAPNTGGESFGIVLVEAMAAGAAVVASDLEAFRAVCNADSDEVAGALFRNEDSEDLARVLNEVLDDAEYRAQLVRNGVQRASTYDWDHVAAAVMQVYETVQDGTKVRVKR
- a CDS encoding DUF2029 domain-containing protein, with amino-acid sequence MKRIASVPAVWIGWVIARLVLIYLLKINHNPRGDVAYYFAGRFGDDPTKMTEYPHAGTWPTVLLGWLTGENITAFYIGFTIMTLLVDAAFLALLLRHHATQPRSFQAAWFWVLFGTAAGHTFVWRLDIFPALAVAGAAALLATRPLIASAVLGFATTMKLWPGVLAAGLVGRFNRSATWQRLLAFFCTIVAVCTVTIAASGTERLLSPLNYQGVRGLQLESIPATFLLLQAHRTPGRWHLGYAPSKSFEISGPGVDTAMMWSTIATIAMLVFAVSWALYRLCAGGWTTRTTMAFFTVMVLLLIATNKVFSPQYIVWLGPLLAVVIRQRLPQGFAPLRIFQAVLASCTIIAAVLGTLVYPFNYDYIWNHVGENMFAVYLLVARNILIVVMAIIGLVWFAVEVALASKIERAQMQQQAPNGPEEDPAASTEAKPVFRRRRGRHALAS